DNA from Amorphoplanes friuliensis DSM 7358:
AGCTGCGGCTGAGCCAGGTGCCCTATGGTTTGCTGGCCACACCGCCGTAGAGCGCGACCTGGGCGTCGGTGAGGGTCTCCTCGTGGTCGGGGCGCCAGCGCAGGATCGGCACGACGCCCGGCTCGACGAGCTCCAGACCGGTGAAGAAGCGAGCAACGTCGTCGTGGCCGCGCAAGCGGGTGGTGATGCCCTGGCGGCGCATGATCGCGGCGAAGCGGGCCCACGACTCCGGGTCGTGGTCGTCGGTGATGTGCGACAGCACCAGCCAGCTCCCGCTGGGCAGACCGGCCATCAGCCGGTCGACGATCGACCACGGGTCGGCGTCGTCGTCGAGGAAGTGCAGGATCGCGAGCAGCAGCACCGCCACGGGCTCGTCGAGGTCGAGGGTCTCGCGGAGCTCCGGTGCCTTCAGGATCCCGTCGACGTCCTGGAGGCTGGCGTCCACGTAGGCCGTCCGGCCCTCGGGGCTGCTGGTCAGCAGGGCGCGGGCGTGGGTGAGGACGATCGGGTCGTTGTCCGCGTACACGATGCGGGCCGTGGGGTCGATCGCCTGCGCGACCTCGTGGACGTTGGGTGAGGTGGGCAGGCCCGTACCGATGTCGAGGAACTGCCGGACGCCGGCCTCACCGGCCAGGAAACGCACGGCCCGCTGAAGAAAAGCACGGTTC
Protein-coding regions in this window:
- a CDS encoding SAM-dependent methyltransferase, which codes for MAEPLDTGRPHPARVYDVLLGGKDNFAADRAAAAEGLKVNPNAATAPLQNRAFLQRAVRFLAGEAGVRQFLDIGTGLPTSPNVHEVAQAIDPTARIVYADNDPIVLTHARALLTSSPEGRTAYVDASLQDVDGILKAPELRETLDLDEPVAVLLLAILHFLDDDADPWSIVDRLMAGLPSGSWLVLSHITDDHDPESWARFAAIMRRQGITTRLRGHDDVARFFTGLELVEPGVVPILRWRPDHEETLTDAQVALYGGVASKP